A portion of the Coturnix japonica isolate 7356 chromosome 4, Coturnix japonica 2.1, whole genome shotgun sequence genome contains these proteins:
- the C4H4orf50 gene encoding uncharacterized protein C4orf50 homolog isoform X4, protein MGAISDQRRSRAAQTPVVLLHATEYETPGYSCDGPKQTKQQQELLPVLEHNSSTFANTAEELGLAEIKLVTLGAKCTGALEDSFTLFRCTPSYPTARLLPPCSEKVTNGETSEGNKDEEYRTFSKEQAIHLPSKMFPVSVVEDLMRNKTNVILLKPESCEVDAVRTVKKVWSLDFSGANTNLCLDGLCVVTEEGFSDKLPTGLFGKIPYSVTENVAFFLQKYRVEKHQQQKLILPKGLTKNKSSNKSVHDRKYYQKIFRSRIKGEEIQNEKSQVQLLTSVFGENSNDSNKSGLVKPEKQGIETKGKQCSPQGVHKISVDVKDFHMHFRGSPEQVETQGRLSEICVSDVMRVCKDGDMMKMGGKEKKPQKTTPQINPSRNIGLEVKKVQSLKLHESNEKNFSCQEIAAENMEYAYPQKCFWSEEKGYSLNILCPMQKRSLCLSKQFLPEKKFSNYFCHLSPPTVVHDHNMKTHALEKLVAMCSQRIFLLTQENENYFKKVCVLQEENERCVQKVCALEEDMNACFQYALEVDEDNIVSFQNLLNEDEIVGKRYNMSEGNAKSPGAIFAKAISKNLSYIEEKSRNLGKDSLTIESNKLPKSVLPLDGKKIRYFQLLSDLKEERRKCFKEIAKLLQEKENYIEKYNELMQERERNLKRISFLEGEKENLLGSLAEIKCEQDKYRALVSELQECKSSCYQTISVLREEKCVLKGAIDKIKKENAERIGEFQKANAEFILENNKLKELMYSLGFTYEDLRKENSLGTKEKVAKIKEENKTQQYGDKPMKVKTACSVTQTEEEGTDPFSYFHKKEGSGSENYSAMEEQLEKTKEELKTQQKELEKSKKEAQKWYRELGFAETRYEEIKTYLTHVLSELDCLKQEAGDKTLGKQHCRFVPMYTMKSGQEIEDNKIASKRLQQQVLTLKAQLRDQTALQNQFNDLQNKVELLQAQLCEKTRELQKRKSEAVLTLAPLKAKLACLTRKCQERNSFITRMHAEFRRQGFNNSMFDEEVRSLVNDVALAEYTATFTCNQEMLPSSTVISEASGQSENHEALVRVSRMSQSIPANSLQEADGIHSSHITPNMYTSSPVKLTSPERIIAFHRELRQNHQRNCQIPSFVSSNTNSKADPNLSMTREETPWPPLPEMKDALKRDWSMQGRDCLSKWDDAFGGQIGNQHASAIPQGIKQKDVITNNAWLSREKTDGSTSATTAKSSLSDMLSASNKGQNPVGGNQLHGKE, encoded by the exons atggGAGCCATCTCAGATCAAcggagaagcagagctgctcaaaCTCCAGTTGTGCTGCTGCATGCCACGGAGTATG AAACACCAGGATACAGCTGTGATGGGCCtaaacagacaaaacagcaacaagaactGCTGCCAGTTTTGGAGCACAATTCCAGCACctttgcaaacactgctgaagaacTTGGTTTAGCTGAGATCAAACTG GTCACCCTAGGAGCAAAATGTACAGGTGCATTGGAAGACAGTTTCACTTTGTTTAGATGTACCCCAAGCTATCCTACAGCAAGACTGCTTCCACCTTGCTCTGAAAAAGTAACTAATGGTGAAACGAGTGAAGGAAACAAAGATGAAGAATACCGTACTTTCTCCAAAGAACAAGCTATACATCTACCCTCAAAAATGTTCCCTGTTTCTGTGGTTGAAGATTTGATGAGGAACAAAACCAACGTTATCTTGTTAAAACCGGAAAGCTGTGAGGTAGATGCTGTCAGAACAGTGAAGAAAGTGTGGAGTTTGGATTTCAGTGGTGCAAATACCAATCTTTGCTTGGATGGTCTGTGTGTTGTTACAGAAGAAGGTTTTTCTGATAAACTTCCTACAGGTCTTTTTGGAAAAATACCGTACTCTGTGACTGAAAATGTTGCattctttcttcaaaaatacagaGTGGAAAAACATCAGCAACAGAAATTAATCCTACCAAAAGGCTTAACTAAGAATAAAAGTTCAAATAAAAGTGTTCATGATAGAAAATATTACCAAAAAATCTTTAGATCGAGaattaaaggagaagaaatacaaaatgagaaatcCCAAGTACAACTGCTAACCTCTGTTTTTGGGGAAAATTCTAATGATTCAAATAAGAGTGGTTTGGTAAAGCCTGAGAAACAAGGAATTGAAACCAAAGGCAAACAATGCAGTCCACAAGGCGTCCACAAAATATCTGTTGATGTGAAAGACTTTCACATGCATTTCAGAGGGAGTCCTGAACAAGTGGAGACACAAGGAAGACTCTCAGAAATCTGTGTCTCTGATGTGATGAGGGTGTGCAAAGATGGAGACATGATGAAAatgggagggaaagagaagaaacctCAGAAAACAACTCCCCAAATAAACCCTTCAAGAAATATTGGACTGGAAGTAAAAAAAGTCCAGTCCCTGAAACTACATGaatcaaatgaaaagaatttctcATGTCAGGAAATTGCTGCTGAAAACATGGAATATGCATAccctcagaaatgtttttggtCAGAGGAAAAGGGTTATTCACTAAACATATTATGTCCTATGCAGAAGAGATCACTGTGCTTAAGCAAGCAATTCCTGCCAGAGAAAAAATTTTCCAACTAtttctgtcacctgtcaccacCAACAGTGGTTCACGACCATAATATGAAAACACATGCACTGGAAAAATTAGTGGCAATGTGTTCACAGAGGATATTTCTACTGACGCAAGAGAATGAAAACTACTTTAAGAAGGTCTGTGTATTACAAGAGGAGAATGAAAGATGTGTTCAGAAGGTGTGTGCGCTGGAAGAGGACATGAATGCATGTTTTCAATACGCTTTAGAAGTTGATGAAGATaacattgtttcttttcaaaatttaCTTAATGAGGATGAAATTGTTGGTAAACGTTATAACATGTCAGAAGGAAATGCCAAGAGCCCAGGAGCAATTTTTGCTAAAGCCATCTCTAAGAATCTCTCTTACATTGAAGAGAAAAGTAGGAATTTGGGGAAAGACTCATTAACAATTGAATCAAATAAACTTCCCAAGAGTGTTTTACCTCtagatggaaagaaaatcagatatttccagctgctttctgatctgaaagaagaaagaagaaaatgcttcaaaGAAATAGCTAAATTAttacaagagaaggaaaactacatagaaaaatataatgaattaatgcaagagagagagagaaacttaaaaagaatatcttttttagaaggtgaaaaagaaaatttattgGGAAGTttggcagaaataaaatgtgaacaAGACAAATACCGGGCCTTGGTCTCAGAACTTCAGGAGTGCAAAAGTAGCTGTTATCAGACTATTTCTGTCTTGCGggaggaaaaatgtgttttgaaaggAGCTATAGAtaaaatcaaaaaagaaaacgCAGAACGAATTGGGgagtttcagaaagcaaatgcagagttcattttagaaaataacaaattgAAAGAATTGATGTATTCTTTGGGTTTCACCTATGAAgatctgagaaaagaaaatagtttgggaacaaaggaaaaggtggcaaaaataaaagaggaaaataaaactcaacAATATGGTGATAAGCCAATGAAAGTTAAAACAGCATGTAGTGTAACTCAGAcagaagaagaaggaacagaCCCTTTCAGCTATTTCCACAAAAAAGAg GGCAGTGGGTCTGAAAACTACAGTGCGATGGAAGAGCAattggaaaagacaaaagaggagttaaaaacacagcagaaagaattagaaaaatcaaaaaaagAG GCTCAGAAATGGTACAGGGAACTTGGCTTTGCTGAAACAAGATATGAAGAAATCAAGACTTATTTAACACATGTTCTCTCAGAACTAGACTGTCTTAAACAAGAAGCTGGAGACAAAACTcttggaaagcagcactgcagatttgTG CCAATGTACACCATGAAAAGTGGACAGGAAATAGAGGACAATAAAATAGCCAGTAAGAGATTACAGCAGCAAGTACTGACCTTGAAAGCCCAGCTCAGGGACCAGACTGCATTACAAAATCAGTTTAACGACTTGCAAAATAAAGTGGAACTCCTTCAGGCTCAGCTATGTGAAAAG ACAAGAGAACTCCAAAAGAGAAAGTCTGAAGCAGTGTTGACACTAGCTCCTCTAAAG GCTAAGTTGGCTTGCCTGACCAGAAAGTGCCAGGAAAGGAACAGCTTCATTACCAGGATGCATGCCGAGTTTCGCCGTCAAGGATTTAACAACTCCATGTTTGATGAAGAGGTGAGAAGTCTGGTGAATGACGTTGCCCTAGCAGAGTACACAGCCACTTTTACATGCAATCAAGAG ATGCTGCCATCTTCCACAGTCATTTCAGAGGCCAGTGGACAGTCAGAGAATCATGAGGCTTTGGTCAGAGTGAGCAGAATGTCACAGTCAATACCTGCAAACTCTCTGCAAGAGGCAGATGGCATCCACAGTTCTCACATCACTCCAAATATGTACACCAGTTCTCCCGTAAAATTAACAAGTCCAGAGAGGATCATAGCATTTCATCGGGAACTAAGGCAAAACCATCAGAGGAACTGCCAG ATACCTTCATTTGTCTCCTCCAATACAAACTCAAAGGCTGACCCCAACCTGTCCATGACTCGTGAGGAAACACCTTGGCCTCCACTCCCAGAGATGAAGGACGCACTGAAGCGTGACTGGTCCATGCAGGGGAGGGACTGCTTGTCCAAATGGGATGATGCATTTGGGGGTCAAATAGGAAATCAGCATGCAAGTGCTATTCCCCAGGGAATTAAACAGAAAGATGTCATTACAAATAATGCATGGCTCTCTAGAGAAAAAACAGATGGCTCAACCTCAGCTACCACAGCAAAAAGCTCTTTGTCAGACATGTTGTCAGCAAGTAATAAAGGTCAAAATCCTGTGGGAGGAAATCAGCTGCATGGCAAAGAATAA
- the C4H4orf50 gene encoding uncharacterized protein C4orf50 homolog isoform X3, translating to MCPRQKVFVGTKSTTQKNLCLPHGHHSDEECMHGWNRDLHQQGDQNQKMGAISDQRRSRAAQTPVVLLHATEYETPGYSCDGPKQTKQQQELLPVLEHNSSTFANTAEELGLAEIKLVTLGAKCTGALEDSFTLFRCTPSYPTARLLPPCSEKVTNGETSEGNKDEEYRTFSKEQAIHLPSKMFPVSVVEDLMRNKTNVILLKPESCEVDAVRTVKKVWSLDFSGANTNLCLDGLCVVTEEGFSDKLPTGLFGKIPYSVTENVAFFLQKYRVEKHQQQKLILPKGLTKNKSSNKSVHDRKYYQKIFRSRIKGEEIQNEKSQVQLLTSVFGENSNDSNKSGLVKPEKQGIETKGKQCSPQGVHKISVDVKDFHMHFRGSPEQVETQGRLSEICVSDVMRVCKDGDMMKMGGKEKKPQKTTPQINPSRNIGLEVKKVQSLKLHESNEKNFSCQEIAAENMEYAYPQKCFWSEEKGYSLNILCPMQKRSLCLSKQFLPEKKFSNYFCHLSPPTVVHDHNMKTHALEKLVAMCSQRIFLLTQENENYFKKVCVLQEENERCVQKVCALEEDMNACFQYALEVDEDNIVSFQNLLNEDEIVGKRYNMSEGNAKSPGAIFAKAISKNLSYIEEKSRNLGKDSLTIESNKLPKSVLPLDGKKIRYFQLLSDLKEERRKCFKEIAKLLQEKENYIEKYNELMQERERNLKRISFLEGEKENLLGSLAEIKCEQDKYRALVSELQECKSSCYQTISVLREEKCVLKGAIDKIKKENAERIGEFQKANAEFILENNKLKELMYSLGFTYEDLRKENSLGTKEKVAKIKEENKTQQYGDKPMKVKTACSVTQTEEEGTDPFSYFHKKEGSGSENYSAMEEQLEKTKEELKTQQKELEKSKKEAQKWYRELGFAETRYEEIKTYLTHVLSELDCLKQEAGDKTLGKQHCRFVPMYTMKSGQEIEDNKIASKRLQQQVLTLKAQLRDQTALQNQFNDLQNKVELLQAQLCEKTRELQKRKSEAVLTLAPLKAKLACLTRKCQERNSFITRMHAEFRRQGFNNSMFDEEVRSLVNDVALAEYTATFTCNQEMLPSSTVISEASGQSENHEALVRVSRMSQSIPANSLQEADGIHSSHITPNMYTSSPVKLTSPERIIAFHRELRQNHQRNCQIPSFVSSNTNSKADPNLSMTREETPWPPLPEMKDALKRDWSMQGRDCLSKWDDAFGGQIGNQHASAIPQGIKQKDVITNNAWLSREKTDGSTSATTAKSSLSDMLSASNKGQNPVGGNQLHGKE from the exons AACAGAGACCTACACCAGCAAGGTgatcaaaaccagaaaatggGAGCCATCTCAGATCAAcggagaagcagagctgctcaaaCTCCAGTTGTGCTGCTGCATGCCACGGAGTATG AAACACCAGGATACAGCTGTGATGGGCCtaaacagacaaaacagcaacaagaactGCTGCCAGTTTTGGAGCACAATTCCAGCACctttgcaaacactgctgaagaacTTGGTTTAGCTGAGATCAAACTG GTCACCCTAGGAGCAAAATGTACAGGTGCATTGGAAGACAGTTTCACTTTGTTTAGATGTACCCCAAGCTATCCTACAGCAAGACTGCTTCCACCTTGCTCTGAAAAAGTAACTAATGGTGAAACGAGTGAAGGAAACAAAGATGAAGAATACCGTACTTTCTCCAAAGAACAAGCTATACATCTACCCTCAAAAATGTTCCCTGTTTCTGTGGTTGAAGATTTGATGAGGAACAAAACCAACGTTATCTTGTTAAAACCGGAAAGCTGTGAGGTAGATGCTGTCAGAACAGTGAAGAAAGTGTGGAGTTTGGATTTCAGTGGTGCAAATACCAATCTTTGCTTGGATGGTCTGTGTGTTGTTACAGAAGAAGGTTTTTCTGATAAACTTCCTACAGGTCTTTTTGGAAAAATACCGTACTCTGTGACTGAAAATGTTGCattctttcttcaaaaatacagaGTGGAAAAACATCAGCAACAGAAATTAATCCTACCAAAAGGCTTAACTAAGAATAAAAGTTCAAATAAAAGTGTTCATGATAGAAAATATTACCAAAAAATCTTTAGATCGAGaattaaaggagaagaaatacaaaatgagaaatcCCAAGTACAACTGCTAACCTCTGTTTTTGGGGAAAATTCTAATGATTCAAATAAGAGTGGTTTGGTAAAGCCTGAGAAACAAGGAATTGAAACCAAAGGCAAACAATGCAGTCCACAAGGCGTCCACAAAATATCTGTTGATGTGAAAGACTTTCACATGCATTTCAGAGGGAGTCCTGAACAAGTGGAGACACAAGGAAGACTCTCAGAAATCTGTGTCTCTGATGTGATGAGGGTGTGCAAAGATGGAGACATGATGAAAatgggagggaaagagaagaaacctCAGAAAACAACTCCCCAAATAAACCCTTCAAGAAATATTGGACTGGAAGTAAAAAAAGTCCAGTCCCTGAAACTACATGaatcaaatgaaaagaatttctcATGTCAGGAAATTGCTGCTGAAAACATGGAATATGCATAccctcagaaatgtttttggtCAGAGGAAAAGGGTTATTCACTAAACATATTATGTCCTATGCAGAAGAGATCACTGTGCTTAAGCAAGCAATTCCTGCCAGAGAAAAAATTTTCCAACTAtttctgtcacctgtcaccacCAACAGTGGTTCACGACCATAATATGAAAACACATGCACTGGAAAAATTAGTGGCAATGTGTTCACAGAGGATATTTCTACTGACGCAAGAGAATGAAAACTACTTTAAGAAGGTCTGTGTATTACAAGAGGAGAATGAAAGATGTGTTCAGAAGGTGTGTGCGCTGGAAGAGGACATGAATGCATGTTTTCAATACGCTTTAGAAGTTGATGAAGATaacattgtttcttttcaaaatttaCTTAATGAGGATGAAATTGTTGGTAAACGTTATAACATGTCAGAAGGAAATGCCAAGAGCCCAGGAGCAATTTTTGCTAAAGCCATCTCTAAGAATCTCTCTTACATTGAAGAGAAAAGTAGGAATTTGGGGAAAGACTCATTAACAATTGAATCAAATAAACTTCCCAAGAGTGTTTTACCTCtagatggaaagaaaatcagatatttccagctgctttctgatctgaaagaagaaagaagaaaatgcttcaaaGAAATAGCTAAATTAttacaagagaaggaaaactacatagaaaaatataatgaattaatgcaagagagagagagaaacttaaaaagaatatcttttttagaaggtgaaaaagaaaatttattgGGAAGTttggcagaaataaaatgtgaacaAGACAAATACCGGGCCTTGGTCTCAGAACTTCAGGAGTGCAAAAGTAGCTGTTATCAGACTATTTCTGTCTTGCGggaggaaaaatgtgttttgaaaggAGCTATAGAtaaaatcaaaaaagaaaacgCAGAACGAATTGGGgagtttcagaaagcaaatgcagagttcattttagaaaataacaaattgAAAGAATTGATGTATTCTTTGGGTTTCACCTATGAAgatctgagaaaagaaaatagtttgggaacaaaggaaaaggtggcaaaaataaaagaggaaaataaaactcaacAATATGGTGATAAGCCAATGAAAGTTAAAACAGCATGTAGTGTAACTCAGAcagaagaagaaggaacagaCCCTTTCAGCTATTTCCACAAAAAAGAg GGCAGTGGGTCTGAAAACTACAGTGCGATGGAAGAGCAattggaaaagacaaaagaggagttaaaaacacagcagaaagaattagaaaaatcaaaaaaagAG GCTCAGAAATGGTACAGGGAACTTGGCTTTGCTGAAACAAGATATGAAGAAATCAAGACTTATTTAACACATGTTCTCTCAGAACTAGACTGTCTTAAACAAGAAGCTGGAGACAAAACTcttggaaagcagcactgcagatttgTG CCAATGTACACCATGAAAAGTGGACAGGAAATAGAGGACAATAAAATAGCCAGTAAGAGATTACAGCAGCAAGTACTGACCTTGAAAGCCCAGCTCAGGGACCAGACTGCATTACAAAATCAGTTTAACGACTTGCAAAATAAAGTGGAACTCCTTCAGGCTCAGCTATGTGAAAAG ACAAGAGAACTCCAAAAGAGAAAGTCTGAAGCAGTGTTGACACTAGCTCCTCTAAAG GCTAAGTTGGCTTGCCTGACCAGAAAGTGCCAGGAAAGGAACAGCTTCATTACCAGGATGCATGCCGAGTTTCGCCGTCAAGGATTTAACAACTCCATGTTTGATGAAGAGGTGAGAAGTCTGGTGAATGACGTTGCCCTAGCAGAGTACACAGCCACTTTTACATGCAATCAAGAG ATGCTGCCATCTTCCACAGTCATTTCAGAGGCCAGTGGACAGTCAGAGAATCATGAGGCTTTGGTCAGAGTGAGCAGAATGTCACAGTCAATACCTGCAAACTCTCTGCAAGAGGCAGATGGCATCCACAGTTCTCACATCACTCCAAATATGTACACCAGTTCTCCCGTAAAATTAACAAGTCCAGAGAGGATCATAGCATTTCATCGGGAACTAAGGCAAAACCATCAGAGGAACTGCCAG ATACCTTCATTTGTCTCCTCCAATACAAACTCAAAGGCTGACCCCAACCTGTCCATGACTCGTGAGGAAACACCTTGGCCTCCACTCCCAGAGATGAAGGACGCACTGAAGCGTGACTGGTCCATGCAGGGGAGGGACTGCTTGTCCAAATGGGATGATGCATTTGGGGGTCAAATAGGAAATCAGCATGCAAGTGCTATTCCCCAGGGAATTAAACAGAAAGATGTCATTACAAATAATGCATGGCTCTCTAGAGAAAAAACAGATGGCTCAACCTCAGCTACCACAGCAAAAAGCTCTTTGTCAGACATGTTGTCAGCAAGTAATAAAGGTCAAAATCCTGTGGGAGGAAATCAGCTGCATGGCAAAGAATAA